The nucleotide window TTGCAGAAATTGGCATCCTCGGCCGCGACCACGGCGCGGACCATGTGCGGCGAGATCGCGTCCAGGCCGACCCATGCGCGCTCGGCCCGACCGGGAAATTCGCGCTGGCCCTGGATGATGGTCCAGGTGGTCGGCGGGTTGATGAAGGAAAACAGGAAGACCAGCACGAACATCAGCGCCAGCAGCCGGGCGCCGATCCAGGAAAACCAGCCCCAGAACCACAGCGCCATGCGCCTGAACGGCCGCCAGCGCCGGCGGGCGCGGGGCGTCGGCGGCTCGGTCAGCGCCTCGGGGTCTTCCAGGGTGTCCATGCGGCGGGGCATGGCCGCGTCCTGTCACGGCCATGCCCCTTGCGTCAAGCGTCAGGCTGGGGTCGGCGGAACCGAGGCGGCCGGCTGGTCCGCCTGAGGCACGCCAAGCGCCGTGCCCAGCTTGCCGCCGGCAAAGGCCTCGCGCAGGCGGTCTTCCTCGGCATCGGGCAGCGAGGTCTGCAGCACCCGGCCGCGCAGGTGGAAGCCTTCCAGCCGCGCCAGAACCTTGTCGGCGGTCATTTTGCGCACCAGGATGAAGACGGCCGAGCCGCCGGGCGGGATGGACTGGCCAAGCCCGCGCATGAAATCGTCATTGATGCCGATATCCGAGAGCTTGCCGGCAATGGCGCCGGCGCCGGCGCCCACCGCGGCGCCGATCAGCGGGTTCAGGAAGATCAGCCCGACCAGCGTGCCCCAGAAGCCGCCGCCAAGCGCGCCGGCCGCGGTCAGGTTCACGGCCTGGTGCAACTGGATGTCTTCGGCCGTGGGGCGGGTGACGACCACCGCGTCCTCAAGCTCGATCAGGTATTCCTTCTGCATCTTGACCAGTTCGGTGCGCAGCTCGAAGCCGGTCGCCTCGTCGTCGAAGGCGATGACAAGCAGGTCGGACATGGCGGGATCCTCTTGACTGATGACGGCGGGGCAACGCCCCGGCGGCGGAGCGGGTTCCCCGCCGTGACGCCGGGTCGCAGGGGGCGGAGCGGCCCCGGACCGGCGGGCCGCGTTCCTATGGCGCGGGCCGCACGATCAGTTCGTCATGGCCGGAAAGCGGGCAGGGTGCGCGGGCGAAGCCCAGATCGTCCAGGATCAGCACCACGATCTCGGCCGTGGTGTAGATTTCGCAGCCCGGCAGCAGGTGGCCGCCGAAGGCCCGGCCCTCGGCATCGGCGATGGTCAGATGCAGGTGCTGGCCGGCGGGGTCGATGGTGCCGGTCAGCGCCGTGATCTCGAAATGGCCGCGATATTCGCTGGCCTCGTCCCGGTTCGCGTGCCGGATCACCGCGCGGGTCAGGCTGCCCACGTAGGTGACCAGCGCCATGGCCGCCGCCCCCGTCCGGCGCTGCAGGGCGCGCAGCGCCGCCAGCGGATCCTCGCCCGGCTGCAGGCGGATCGCCGCGAAGCGGCCGGAGGACAGCGGCACCATTCACTCGCCCCGCGGGAAGCGCTTGGATTCCTCCAGCACGTTCAGGTCCATGTGGTTGCGCATGTAGCGTTCCGAGGCCTGCATCAGCGGCTGGTGGTCCCAGGGGAAATAGGCGCCGTTGCGCAGCGCCTCGTAGACCACCCAGCGCCGGGCCTGGCTTTCGCGCACCTCGGCGTCATAGGCGGCCAGATCCCAGCGTTCGGCCGCCATGGCGCGCATCCGCGCCAGCACCTCGGCCGCGGCCGGGTCGGTGGCGCGGTTCTGCCGTTCGTCCGGGTCATCGGCCAGGTTGAACAGCATGTCCGGGTCGGCGGCGCAGGCGACATATTTCCAATCGCCGTCGCGCAGGCAGACCAGCGGCGCGATGCTGCCCTCGGCCGCGTATTCCATCGCCACCGGCCCGCGCCCCCCGGCGCCTTGCGCCAGCGAGCGGCCGTCGGTCCAGGGCGCCACCTCGGACATCGAGATGCCCGCGAGGTCGCAGATCGTCGGCAGCACGTCGATGGTCGAGACCGGCTGGTCCACCCGTCCCGGCGCCATCCCCGGCGCCGCGATCATCAGGGGCACGCGGGCCGAGCCTTCGAAGAAGTTCATCTTGAACCACATGCCGCGGCTGCCCAGCATCTCGCCATGGTCGGACAGGAAGACCACGATCGCCTCCTGCCGCGTGCGCTCCAGCACGTCCATGATCTCGCCCAGCTTGTCGTCGACATAGGAGATGTTGGCGAAATAGCCTTGGCGGGCGCGGCGGACATGCTCGGGCGTGACCTCGAGCCCGCGCCAGTCGCTGGCATCCATCAGCCGCTGCGAATGCGGGTCCATCCGCGCGTAGGGAATCGCCTCGGGCGGTTCGAGTTCCGGGATGCCCTCGTAGAGATCCCAATACTTGCGCCGGGCGACGAAGGGGTCGTGCGGATGGGTGAAGCTGACGGTCAGACACCAGGGCCGGTCGTCGGCACCGCGCGCCAGGTCGTAGAGCTTGCGGGTGGCGTGATAGGCGACCTCGTCGTCATATTCGTACTGGTTGGTGATCTCGGCCACGCCGGCGCCGGTGACCGAGCCCAGGTTGTGATACCACCAGTCGATGCGCTCGCCCGGCTTGCGATAATCCGGGGTCCAGCCGAAATCGGCCGGGTAGATGTCGGTGGTCAGCCGTTCCTCGAAACCGTGCAGCTGGTCGGGGCCGACGAAATGCATCTTGCCAGACAGGCAGGTGTGATAGCCCGCCCGGCGCAGGTGATGGGCATAGGTCGGGATGTCCGAGCAGAACTCGGCGGCATTGTCATAGACCCGGGTGCGGCGCGGCAATTGCCCCGACATGAAGCTGGCCCGCCCCGGCGCGCAAAGCGGGCTGCCGGTATAGGCGTTGGCGTAACGGGTCGAGCGTTCCGCCAGCTTGCGCAGATGCGGCACATGCAGGAACTCGGCCGGGCCGTCGGGGAACAGCACCCCCGACAGCTGGTCGGCCATCACGATCAGGATATTGGGATATTTCAATTACTTCACCGATGCCATGACTGCTTCAGCGCCGGGTTTTCCATCCAGGGTGGTCACGCCGTCAAGCCATTTCGCCACCGCATCGGGGTTCTGGGCGATCCAGCCCCGCGCCGCTTCGACCGCATCGACGCCGTCGTCGAGGATCTTGCCCATCAGCACGTTTTCCTGATCCACGGTGAAGGTCATCTGCCTGAACAGCTTGGCGACATTGGGGCAGGCGGCCACCCATTCCTTGCGGGCGACGGTATGGACCGTGGCGCCGCCGAAATCCGGGCCGAACTCCGCGTCCCCGCCAGCCAGATAGGTGATCTTCAGCGTCACGTTCATCGGATGCGGTGCCCAGGCCAGAAAGACCGAGGGCGTTCCGGCGGCGTCGTTGCGCTGCACCTGCGCCAGCATGCCCTGTTCGCTCGATTCGACCAGCTCCCAGTCGCCGAGGCCGAACTTGTCCGCCTCGATCATCTTCTGGATGATCTGGTTTGCCGGCGCCCCGGGCTCGATGCCGTAGATCTTGCCCTGGAAGGCGTCCCGATGCGCGTCGAGGCCGGCGAAATCCGCGACGGCCAGACCGGCGGCGGCATCGGTCACCGCCAGCGTGAACTTGGCGCCTTCCAGATTCTGCACCAGTTCCTCGACCTTGCCCGAGGCGTCGAGATCGTCGCGGAACTTCTGCTGCGCCGGCATCCAGTTGCCCAGGAAGACATCGGTATCGGCGTTCTTCAGCGCCTCGTAGCCGACCGGCACCGACAGCGTGCTGATCTGCGGCGTGTAGCCCAGGCCCTGCAGCACCGCCGTGGCGACGCCGTTAGTGGCGGTGATGTCGGTCCAGCCGGGGTCCGAGAAGCGGACCGCGCCGCAGCTGGCCGGATCCTGCGCCAGCGCGGGCGAGGCGGCAACGGCGGCGGCGAGGGCGGCGACAGCGGCGGCGGGGGCAAGCGGGGAAAGCAGTGCGGATCTGGGCATGGTCTGATCTCCGGTTTGGGGCCGCGACCGGCAACGGGCGGCTTCGCCCGCCATCAGCCCACAGAGGGCCTGCGGGATCAAGTCTGCGATGCCGCCGGACTGCGGGCGCGGCGATTGGGGGAAAGCGGCGATCTGATCCTTGACGAATGCCTTGGGCTTGATCAAAGGTGGCGGCGTTCGGGGCCTGTAGCTCAATGGTCAGAGCAGGGCGCTCATAACGCCTTGGTTGGGGGTTCGAGTCCCTCCGGGCCTACCACCCCTTCCCCTACCTGCCGGAAATTCTTGCCGCGAGGCGGCCTTGGCCGCGATGGTCAGATGGCCAAGCATGGCACGGCCGGGGGTTCGGCCCGGCGGGGCCGGAAAGTATGGCAGGGCGCCCTTGCCGGCGCCCCGTCCCTAGGTCAGGCGACCTCGGCAGAAGAATTGCCGACCGTCTCCTTGATGGCCGACAGCGCCGCCTCTTCGGTCCAGGCGCGGCCGCCCGCATCGCCGCGATCCAGCATCATCCAGGTCCAGGCGCCGACGCCCGGCCCCTGCGAATCATGCGAGATGCGGCCGACGGGCCGATCGTTGAGGGTTATCGTCCAGTCCCCAGAAATGGCCTTTCCATCGACAGTCGTCGGAACGCGAGTCCACATACGAGGTCCTTTCTTCAGTTTTCGTTGATCATCCAGCGCCACGACCCGCTGCGCGGGCGGTAGCCAATGCGGACGAATTGGGTGGCGCCGGTTGCATCCGCCGGCGCGGTTCGGTTCCAGCTTACGCCGGATATCCTCACAGTTTTGTAACCGCTGCTTTCGGATCACGCAATATTACCGCTGCGTTGCAGCGCGTGACAAGCAGGCGTTTGCCGGCATTTTTCCCTGTCCGGCAGCGGGCTCGGCGTGACCCCGAAAGTCCGAAATAAGGAATTTATGAGGTTTATTCAGTTACTTGCCTGTAGGATGGGCCTGCCGAAGCCACCCCGGCGGCCCGAGCCTCTTGATTTATGATGGCCGTGGGCCCATTTTGGCCCGGCAACGTTATTTCTCTCTGCACCTGTCTCCTTTCGGCTTCAGTCTGCGTTTCGAACTGACTGAGCCGGGTCGCCGCATGTCGCGGGCGACAGACATGAAGGAGATATCACGATGGCCAATGGCACCGTGAAATGGTTCAACGCCACCAAAGGCTTCGGCTTCATCGCCCCGGAAGATGGCGGCAAGGACGTGTTCGTGCACATCAGCGCGCTTGAGCGCGCCGGCATCCATCATCTGAACGACGGCCAGGCCGTGACGTTCGAGATCGAATCGGGTCGCGACGGCCGCCAGTCGGCGCGCAACCTCGTGCTCGCCTGAGCCCTTGCGCTGAACGGCACCCGGTCCGGCCGATCATGGCCGGACCACACCCTCTGGAGGCCCGCATGGCACCCAAGGACAAAGCCAAAGGCCTGTTTCGCGATCCCGCGCCGATGACCGCGATGGACCGGACCACTTCCGAAGCACGGCTGATCATCGAAGAACAGAAGCAACGGCGCGCCGAGTTGACTGCCAGCCTTCGGGCGCAGCGCCTGGCCCGCGACGCGGCCGGGCCGACCGAAGCCCCCGCCAAGCGCAAGCCCACGAAATAACCGCGTTCGCAGGCCGGTCACGGCAGGCAGGCGAGCGTGCTGCGGCGACAACCGCGCCCGGGTCTTCCGCAAGGGGGACGCGAGGGGCGCATGGCCGCCGCTCAACAGGAACGACGAAAAACATGGCAAGAAAAACGATCCGCAGGAAAACTGTCCAGAAACAGCAGAACAAGCGCCGCCTGGCGATCATGTACATGGTCAAGCAGGCGGAAATCAGCACGCCCGAACGGGGCGGCATCCCGATGTCGCGGCATTGACGGCTTGAGGCCCGCGCGCCCCCGACGGCGCGCGCGGAACAGGCCGCGCCGGGGCTTTCCCGGCGCTTCGACCATCCCGACCAACGGCGTCCCAGCATGGCAGGGGCGCCGTT belongs to Paracoccus sp. TOH and includes:
- the choX gene encoding choline ABC transporter substrate-binding protein, with product MPRSALLSPLAPAAAVAALAAAVAASPALAQDPASCGAVRFSDPGWTDITATNGVATAVLQGLGYTPQISTLSVPVGYEALKNADTDVFLGNWMPAQQKFRDDLDASGKVEELVQNLEGAKFTLAVTDAAAGLAVADFAGLDAHRDAFQGKIYGIEPGAPANQIIQKMIEADKFGLGDWELVESSEQGMLAQVQRNDAAGTPSVFLAWAPHPMNVTLKITYLAGGDAEFGPDFGGATVHTVARKEWVAACPNVAKLFRQMTFTVDQENVLMGKILDDGVDAVEAARGWIAQNPDAVAKWLDGVTTLDGKPGAEAVMASVK
- a CDS encoding PPC domain-containing DNA-binding protein, producing MVPLSSGRFAAIRLQPGEDPLAALRALQRRTGAAAMALVTYVGSLTRAVIRHANRDEASEYRGHFEITALTGTIDPAGQHLHLTIADAEGRAFGGHLLPGCEIYTTAEIVVLILDDLGFARAPCPLSGHDELIVRPAP
- a CDS encoding DUF1269 domain-containing protein, whose product is MSDLLVIAFDDEATGFELRTELVKMQKEYLIELEDAVVVTRPTAEDIQLHQAVNLTAAGALGGGFWGTLVGLIFLNPLIGAAVGAGAGAIAGKLSDIGINDDFMRGLGQSIPPGGSAVFILVRKMTADKVLARLEGFHLRGRVLQTSLPDAEEDRLREAFAGGKLGTALGVPQADQPAASVPPTPA
- a CDS encoding cold-shock protein, with product MANGTVKWFNATKGFGFIAPEDGGKDVFVHISALERAGIHHLNDGQAVTFEIESGRDGRQSARNLVLA
- the betC gene encoding choline-sulfatase; translated protein: MKYPNILIVMADQLSGVLFPDGPAEFLHVPHLRKLAERSTRYANAYTGSPLCAPGRASFMSGQLPRRTRVYDNAAEFCSDIPTYAHHLRRAGYHTCLSGKMHFVGPDQLHGFEERLTTDIYPADFGWTPDYRKPGERIDWWYHNLGSVTGAGVAEITNQYEYDDEVAYHATRKLYDLARGADDRPWCLTVSFTHPHDPFVARRKYWDLYEGIPELEPPEAIPYARMDPHSQRLMDASDWRGLEVTPEHVRRARQGYFANISYVDDKLGEIMDVLERTRQEAIVVFLSDHGEMLGSRGMWFKMNFFEGSARVPLMIAAPGMAPGRVDQPVSTIDVLPTICDLAGISMSEVAPWTDGRSLAQGAGGRGPVAMEYAAEGSIAPLVCLRDGDWKYVACAADPDMLFNLADDPDERQNRATDPAAAEVLARMRAMAAERWDLAAYDAEVRESQARRWVVYEALRNGAYFPWDHQPLMQASERYMRNHMDLNVLEESKRFPRGE